A window of the Polaribacter batillariae genome harbors these coding sequences:
- the priA gene encoding replication restart helicase PriA — MTQHFINVILPIPLQKTFTYAVTEEEANFLQKGMRVAVSFGTTKMYTALVFEIHQTMPTLYEAKEINQILDEKPIVNEQQLKHWSWIANYYMCSLGDVYRASLPSAFLLESETIVYKNEAFTDETILEDDEFLIIEALQHQSQLTIHQVADILDKKKVMPIVNELIKKSAIYIKEEIYEQYKPKLVKYVRLHAAYNSDASLNTLLEELSRAKKQREAVLTFFQLSTSKKPIKAKDLEAKANVSSSILKSLVDKNIFEFYHIQTDRINFKGNTNDLKQLNDFQQIALKEIKKTFKEKDVTLFHGITSSGKTEVYTKLIQEVLDQGKQVLFLLPEIALTTQIITRLQVYFGNRISVFHSKYSMNERVEVWNNVLENKSKAQIILGARSSIFLPFSNLGLIVVDEEHETSYKQFEPSPRYNARDAAIVLSNIHKAKILLGSATPSLESYFNASQNKYGFVELNRRYGNVQLPKIELIDLKDKHKKKEMKGHFSDRMLKLIQEALDEKEQVILFQNRRGFSPVVECKTCGISPQCPNCDVSLTFHKFRHELRCHYCNYQRAMPNSCGACGSNTLDTKGFGTEQIELELKELFSDFKVARMDLDTTRGKFGYQKIIGAFEAREIDILVGTQMLSKGLDFDNVSLVGILNADSMLNFPDFRAHERAYQLMVQVSGRAGRSKKQGNVAIQTYNPYHQILQQVSTTNYTEMYKEQLQERWQYKYPPYYRLIKITLKHKDYTKVDSGINWLFKALYNSFGEYVLGPTSPSISRIRNQYIKNLVIKIPPKQNLTNTKAQVAKIKNTFESVKEFRPIRFILDVDAY; from the coding sequence GTGACACAGCACTTTATAAACGTTATATTACCAATTCCATTACAGAAAACATTTACGTATGCTGTAACTGAAGAAGAAGCAAATTTCTTACAAAAAGGAATGCGTGTAGCAGTTTCTTTTGGAACAACGAAAATGTACACAGCTTTGGTTTTTGAGATTCATCAAACAATGCCAACTTTGTATGAAGCCAAGGAAATCAATCAAATTTTAGATGAAAAACCAATCGTAAATGAACAACAATTAAAACACTGGAGCTGGATTGCAAATTATTATATGTGTTCTTTAGGAGATGTGTACAGAGCGTCTTTACCCTCTGCTTTTTTGTTAGAAAGTGAAACCATTGTTTATAAAAACGAAGCGTTTACAGACGAAACCATTTTAGAAGATGATGAGTTTCTAATTATTGAAGCACTTCAACATCAATCGCAATTAACCATACACCAAGTTGCAGATATTTTAGACAAGAAAAAAGTAATGCCCATTGTAAACGAGTTGATTAAAAAATCGGCCATTTACATCAAAGAAGAAATTTACGAACAATACAAACCCAAATTGGTAAAATACGTTCGTTTACACGCAGCTTATAATTCAGATGCGTCTTTAAATACACTTTTAGAAGAATTATCGAGAGCAAAAAAACAAAGAGAGGCAGTGTTAACTTTCTTTCAACTCTCAACTTCTAAAAAACCAATAAAAGCAAAAGATTTAGAAGCCAAAGCAAATGTTTCTTCATCGATTTTAAAATCTTTGGTTGATAAGAATATTTTCGAGTTTTATCACATACAAACCGATAGAATTAATTTTAAAGGAAATACCAACGATTTAAAGCAACTAAATGATTTTCAGCAAATTGCATTAAAAGAAATTAAAAAAACTTTTAAAGAAAAAGACGTAACACTTTTTCATGGAATTACAAGTTCAGGTAAGACAGAAGTCTATACAAAATTAATACAAGAGGTTTTAGACCAAGGCAAACAAGTCTTATTCTTATTGCCAGAAATTGCATTAACTACACAAATAATTACGCGTTTACAGGTGTATTTTGGAAATCGAATTTCTGTATTTCACTCGAAATATTCTATGAACGAAAGGGTAGAAGTGTGGAATAATGTATTGGAAAATAAATCGAAAGCACAAATAATTTTAGGGGCACGTTCTTCTATCTTTTTACCTTTTTCTAATTTGGGTTTAATTGTGGTAGATGAAGAACACGAAACTTCTTACAAACAATTTGAGCCTTCGCCAAGATACAATGCAAGAGATGCTGCCATTGTTTTATCGAACATTCACAAAGCAAAAATCTTATTAGGTTCTGCAACTCCGTCTTTAGAAAGTTATTTTAATGCATCACAAAACAAATATGGTTTTGTAGAATTAAATAGGCGTTATGGAAATGTACAATTGCCTAAAATTGAATTGATTGACCTAAAAGATAAACACAAAAAAAAGGAAATGAAAGGTCATTTTTCAGACAGAATGCTCAAATTAATTCAAGAAGCTTTAGATGAAAAAGAACAAGTTATTTTATTTCAGAATAGAAGAGGATTTTCGCCAGTTGTAGAATGCAAAACTTGTGGAATTTCGCCTCAATGCCCTAATTGCGATGTTTCTTTAACGTTTCATAAATTTAGGCACGAATTGCGCTGTCATTATTGCAATTACCAACGTGCAATGCCCAATTCTTGTGGCGCCTGTGGCAGTAACACTTTAGATACCAAAGGTTTTGGAACCGAGCAAATAGAGTTAGAATTAAAAGAATTATTTTCTGATTTTAAAGTCGCAAGAATGGATTTAGATACCACTCGCGGAAAATTTGGTTATCAAAAAATCATTGGTGCTTTTGAAGCCAGAGAAATCGATATTTTGGTAGGTACACAAATGTTATCTAAAGGTTTAGATTTCGATAATGTTTCTTTGGTAGGAATTTTAAATGCAGACTCTATGTTAAATTTCCCTGATTTTAGAGCGCACGAAAGGGCCTATCAATTAATGGTGCAGGTTTCTGGAAGAGCAGGAAGAAGCAAAAAACAAGGAAATGTAGCCATACAAACCTACAATCCTTATCATCAAATATTGCAACAAGTTTCTACAACCAATTATACAGAAATGTATAAAGAACAGTTGCAAGAACGTTGGCAATATAAATATCCACCTTATTATAGGTTGATAAAAATTACGCTGAAACATAAAGATTATACCAAAGTAGATAGCGGAATTAATTGGTTATTTAAAGCATTATATAATTCTTTTGGCGAATATGTTTTAGGGCCAACTTCGCCATCGATTTCCAGAATTCGAAATCAATATATTAAGAATTTAGTCATTAAAATTCCGCCAAAACAAAACCTAACAAATACAAAAGCGCAAGTAGCCAAAATTAAAAATACGTTTGAATCGGTTAAAGAGTTTAGACCCATTCGCTTTATTTTAGATGTAGATGCGTATTAA
- a CDS encoding tetratricopeptide repeat protein yields the protein MYTKFLLLFLFFPYILSSQTQKNTSFKTISGFVTYKNEALSGAKILVKNRNESAKTNFKGFYTIEAKTGEILTFDFLGLKQKAILIEEVTQTLNIELKTENKTPKLQLNKDLKLGGSSIGSLTSGFELVTIDAKTLNKNAATITEAILEKVPSFFTKQNKFGENLIYLKRQELKGPVLWQIDGFGFDMPFPIFIDEIKFIYISCTKLNGCIIKVETTINYDKIKDINFDNYYFSEEDYYNYDAILYENQKKYEPEYLNDFSDTSNSNEVLNTYKKQYSKYKDSDNYHFNVINYFQKTYKNKDILLEVLSDYEKFAANNPEDLKGIAYKYQELNEDKKALAIYRKVANLRPNYAQSYRDLANCFTDLKNYKNFWYIYANYLKKGFKIEDNDIGEIMASEIISNYTKGKKSNLHYPRIKINNADKISEADVRLVFEWNTSEAEFILEFVNPYLQTYQAENSIESSNRLILDQKKKGYTSKEVFIEKQTEGDWFVNFTYLGNKQYKPTILKVTTYYNWGKPNQTKKINVFEFTVENIKTQLLKLNKFS from the coding sequence ATGTACACCAAATTTCTCTTACTCTTTCTATTTTTTCCTTATATTTTATCTTCTCAAACTCAAAAAAATACCAGTTTTAAAACGATTTCTGGTTTTGTAACTTATAAAAACGAAGCTCTTTCAGGCGCTAAAATACTTGTAAAAAACCGAAATGAAAGCGCAAAAACGAACTTCAAAGGGTTTTATACAATCGAAGCAAAAACGGGAGAAATTTTAACATTCGACTTTTTGGGGTTGAAACAAAAAGCCATTTTAATTGAAGAGGTTACCCAAACACTTAATATTGAATTGAAAACCGAAAATAAAACTCCAAAACTGCAACTTAATAAAGACTTAAAATTGGGAGGCAGTTCAATCGGTTCTTTAACTTCTGGTTTCGAGCTGGTTACTATCGACGCAAAAACATTAAACAAAAATGCAGCCACCATTACAGAAGCTATTTTAGAGAAAGTGCCTTCTTTTTTTACCAAACAAAATAAATTTGGCGAAAATCTTATTTATTTAAAAAGGCAAGAGTTAAAAGGCCCAGTACTTTGGCAAATTGATGGTTTTGGTTTCGATATGCCCTTTCCTATATTTATCGATGAAATTAAGTTTATATACATATCCTGTACAAAATTAAATGGTTGTATTATTAAGGTTGAAACCACAATTAATTATGATAAAATTAAAGACATAAACTTCGATAATTATTATTTTTCTGAAGAAGATTATTATAATTATGATGCCATTTTGTATGAAAATCAAAAAAAATACGAACCAGAATATTTAAATGACTTTAGCGATACCTCTAATTCAAATGAAGTTTTAAATACTTATAAAAAACAATATTCGAAATATAAAGACAGCGATAATTATCATTTTAATGTTATTAATTATTTTCAAAAAACCTATAAAAACAAAGACATTTTATTAGAAGTTCTTTCTGATTATGAGAAATTTGCAGCTAATAATCCTGAAGATTTAAAAGGAATCGCTTATAAATATCAAGAATTAAATGAAGATAAAAAAGCCTTAGCCATTTACAGAAAAGTAGCAAATCTTAGACCAAATTATGCACAGTCTTATAGAGATTTAGCCAATTGTTTTACCGATTTAAAAAATTACAAAAACTTTTGGTATATATACGCCAATTATCTAAAAAAAGGTTTTAAAATAGAAGATAACGACATTGGTGAAATCATGGCTTCAGAAATAATTTCTAACTACACAAAAGGTAAAAAAAGCAACCTCCATTATCCAAGAATTAAAATAAATAATGCTGATAAAATTAGCGAAGCCGATGTAAGATTGGTTTTTGAATGGAATACTTCTGAAGCAGAATTTATTCTCGAATTTGTAAATCCGTATTTGCAAACTTATCAAGCCGAAAACTCTATCGAAAGTTCTAATCGATTAATTTTAGACCAAAAAAAGAAAGGATATACTTCAAAAGAAGTTTTTATCGAAAAACAAACAGAAGGCGATTGGTTTGTAAACTTTACCTATTTAGGCAACAAACAGTATAAACCAACCATTTTAAAAGTTACTACTTACTATAATTGGGGAAAACCAAACCAAACCAAGAAAATAAATGTTTTTGAATTTACTGTTGAAAATATAAAAACACAGCTGTTAAAATTGAATAAATTTTCTTAA
- a CDS encoding RNA polymerase sigma factor, giving the protein MKIIELHNEKSLIKKAINNNREAQKQLFEQHSPKMLGVCRQYVKDLHHAEDLMLQGFLKVFTYLHKFKHEGSFEGWIRRIMVNTCISYLRKKNVVDVSNEDYVFNDAATESLENTSVEDIQKLIDTLPEGYKMVFNLYAIEGYKHSEIAEKLGVSESTSKSQLFKARKLLQQNYKIMNQTIHGNK; this is encoded by the coding sequence TTGAAAATTATCGAATTGCATAACGAAAAGTCGCTCATAAAAAAAGCGATAAACAACAATAGAGAAGCACAAAAGCAACTCTTTGAGCAACATTCGCCTAAAATGTTAGGGGTTTGCAGGCAATATGTAAAAGATTTGCACCATGCAGAAGATTTAATGTTGCAAGGTTTTTTAAAAGTTTTTACCTACTTACACAAGTTTAAACACGAAGGAAGTTTCGAAGGTTGGATTCGCAGAATTATGGTAAATACCTGTATTTCTTACCTCCGAAAAAAAAATGTGGTCGATGTATCTAACGAAGACTATGTTTTTAATGACGCTGCCACAGAAAGTTTAGAGAATACCTCTGTAGAAGACATTCAAAAACTAATAGATACATTGCCAGAAGGTTACAAAATGGTATTTAATTTATATGCCATAGAAGGTTATAAACATTCAGAAATTGCAGAAAAATTAGGAGTTTCTGAAAGTACATCGAAATCGCAATTATTTAAAGCACGTAAATTATTGCAACAGAATTATAAAATAATGAATCAAACAATTCATGGAAACAAATAA